TAAGACCAAACATGTTTAGTTCCCTCAGTTTCTACTAAATGTTTTTCTTACCTGGCGTCAGATGGGACTTTCTCGAGGAAAAGTATTGGGGAATATGGGTAATTCACAGGAACTAGTAAGCGCAATGGCTGAATCTGTGACTACATCAAACATGGCAGACATAAAGAGCTGAGCAAAGGGCAGACAAGAAGTTTAAAGTTTAGAGAAACTTACGATATGTCCTGACTTGTAATGAGCTTCAAGTGTGTCACTGAGAGCCACAGGGGAATAAGAACACGTGACAATTGTTCCTGAAGTAACTTCACTTGGATAAAACTCTTCATTACATATGTTTACCACTGTCTCTACAAGACTCCCGTTTATATCTTTGATTTCTTGCAGGAGGGCACAACCAGGCTGCAAGATTTAGAAAATGGTCTTATTTCGATACTGAAGTTTTGATCAAATCAACGAAGCTTACATGTTCCATAACTTACCTCAATCTTGTGAACTTTAGAGCCAGATGATGCGGTGGAATCAGCTTCAGATTCAAGGCTACTGAGCAGTTTGTAGCTATCAGTTTGTGGTATGATATCTAGAGGCAGAGTGGTAGTAACTGAGTGAACAGATGTTGGCTTTTCAAAAGGCGAGACAAGAAACTGTGATGAGGTTCCTGCAGTGTTGTGAAATGTTGTAGGAAGAATCAGCTGGTCCACCAACTGAGGAGAAGATTGGTTCTGTATCTGAGGCTGCTGCTGATTGGTTTGtggttgttgctgctgctgacTCTGCATTAGCTGGTGTTGCATCTGGAGATGATGGAACTGCTTCTGATGAAACATACTAGACTGAGCTGGACTGGTATTGGAGTGCTGATTATGACCACTTGGGGATTGTTGGTGCTGCATTGGGCTCCGAGTCACGGTATGCTGATTCTTGGTGAACCTCAATACCTGTTCCTCATACAGACTAAACTTATCTCTGTGACTCTCTGATATACTGTCCCTACCGACATTTAAGTACATAATAATTAGTTCCAACGTTAATTTGCCTTCCTTTAGCTTTTGAATAGGCTCATGTTGCATCTTTTGTTGAGGAAGAGAATCAACCtggaaattaacaaaaaaattattaaattattttatcctAAGACAAGAATATACCAGATAGAAGCAGTTATGTTATGTCTGAAGTACCTCCCCCAATTTTTCAGATAATTTTTGTAACAGTGTACTCAGAAGAGGTAGATACTTCTCCTTTAGAGCCTTTATCTGCAggataataatgaaaaaaaaaattgaactatTGAAAAGACAATGGATAGGTTTCATATGATGAATCATTGTTTCATGTTTGTGATGTTAATATGTCAAAAACCAAGGCGAGAGAAGATACCTTCTGATAGGTCTCCTCCTGCCAGTCCTCACCATTAGCATTTGCAGTCGTGCCTGCAGAATCTTGAGATGCtacaccaaaaaaatattggaACTTAAGACATAACTCATGAAAAATGGTACAGTGATGCTACGTTTTAGGTTTGGCGCAAAGAACCTGCTGCTTGAAACCTTTGTGTGTCATCCAAGTATTGCTGTAAGATTCTATGCTGAGGCTGCTGCGGTTGGTATTGTTGTAGCATATACTGCTGCTGTTGTGAGGGGAAGGCTGAAGCATTATCAGGCTGAGAATAAAGGCGTTGTTGCTGGTGCATATTTTGGAGGTTATTATCTTGAAAGCTAGCAATATTGTTCTGATGAGTCGATGGTAGGGTAAAAGGTCCTTGTTGCTCCCAGTTGTTTTGCTGTGATGTTAGATGATTCTGGAATGTGTCTTGACCATTCATCAATTGACTGATGAGTTCCTCTCGTGTCTGTGCCTGAGACGGCACAGCCATCTGCTGTTGATGACTAGAATGGACTCTCTGTGTTGGAAACTGATGTCTTGGTAAGTACTGAGAGTTTTGTTGGTCTGATGATGTTAGACTAGAGAGATAAGAGGGTTGAGGAAAGGACTGAATAGTAGACAATGATGTGTGATGAGGCAACTGATGCTGAACAGTTGGTTTTAACGGACTTTGCTGGTGATACTGCTGCTGAGCATGTTGCTGCATGTATGCATGTTGCTGAGCATCCTTTTGACGCTGAAATATGTCGTCATAACTCTGTGGCTGCTGCTGAGGCTGAGGGAGAAGCTGTTGCCTTCCATGAACTCCTTCACCCATTTGAATGTTAAGGTTCTGAGCTGCGGAAACGGTTATAGGGACTTGAGTTGAGAAGCCAGAAGACGCAGGAGTGTTGAGATTGCTGTATTGATGAAACTGTTGTTGGCTTGTTGGAGTCTGCATATATGGCAAGGTGGTGTGAACTGATGGCCCTTGATTCAGAGCTTGAGCTGATGTACAGATAAAAGGCATCAAAAGAAAACCTGGTAAGCTAAAGTTGTAAGTAACATTTCAGTAACTTATATGTTCTGAAACAGCTCAAGATTCTAGACACATGATCTGAGTTATGTTCCATCATGAGCTGCTTCAGGTAATAGACCCACCAAAAAGACATAGTTCAATGCAGAAATGCTAAATCATCAAAGATATAGTTCTTATTACCTGTATCTGGAGTATTAGTTTCATTGACTAAAGAACCAGATTGCACACTTCTAAACTTTTTGTCGAAAACCATTATCTTTTCACTGATTTTCCTCAGATAATCACTCTGaaacatagaaaaaaaaatatcagcaaGTATCTTCACAAGGGCTGAGGTAATAGATAGAAACCATTAGTGTTTGAGTACCTTATCTGTGGCCATGCCATAGATCTTTCCTTCAAATTTGGAAGCGGTATTGTTAATATCATTTTGGCTATGTTTAGGAAAACATATCTTCAACTTTTCCACTCTAcacatatatgaaaacaaagAGAATATATCAATAATCTTTCATAATGGTGGGCACAAGGAATAAGCCAAAACTTTAAAAAGGTATGAAAGGTTGATGTTAGGTTTTGTCACGTcaataatgaattaaaatatggGTTTACTGGTGTAATGCAGGACTCGTTATCATGTGCAAGCTTACAAGATCACAGCTAAAGCATGATCCTTTTTCAagattctttctctctttcatgAAAAGAGTCAAAATGATCATATAGTAACAATGGATTCTCACAAGTCACAATAGAAAGGAAGCATTCATATTATTATGTGGAAAGAAGTTTTACATTGCGAAAATAATCCTTTTCCTTAGATCAGGCTCATGCATTGATCTCCAATCATTAGCGTTAGGCTTCCGGTTAGAGTCTCCCTCCATTAAGTCTAGCTAGCTAGCAACAAGAAATAATGATCAGAGATACTccttaactaaacaaaaaaacacaatcaaagCATCATATTTTAACTTATGAGCATCCTTAAGAAATCATGAGATATAGAATCCCAATTATTAACAGTTTCATATTGCAGTTTCTAGTAGTAATACATAACCTTAACCAGTGCCAAAAAATGATCTTACAGATTGGTGGTAAGTAGGGTATTAACTAAAAGAAAAACCATGACTCATAGACCACAAAATCATGACCTTACTGCATCAGTTTTCGATTTGGCATTACAACTTGCAAGTGTGTTTCTGTAAGACTAGAgaaataaaccaaataaacaGAGATGCTTTGATCATAGCATAACACACAAAcagacaagaaaaaaacaagttacATGCATAATATGATCAacttaagaaaatcaaaatgtacaagaatgattttttcttttttatgtaCAAGAATGATAGACATCACAATCCACGAAATCAA
The DNA window shown above is from Raphanus sativus cultivar WK10039 unplaced genomic scaffold, ASM80110v3 Scaffold0487, whole genome shotgun sequence and carries:
- the LOC108811189 gene encoding probable mediator of RNA polymerase II transcription subunit 15c isoform X2: MEGDSNRKPNANDWRSMHEPDLRKRIIFAIVEKLKICFPKHSQNDINNTASKFEGKIYGMATDKSDYLRKISEKIMVFDKKFRSVQSGSLVNETNTPDTAQALNQGPSVHTTLPYMQTPTSQQQFHQYSNLNTPASSGFSTQVPITVSAAQNLNIQMGEGVHGRQQLLPQPQQQPQSYDDIFQRQKDAQQHAYMQQHAQQQYHQQSPLKPTVQHQLPHHTSLSTIQSFPQPSYLSSLTSSDQQNSQYLPRHQFPTQRVHSSHQQQMAVPSQAQTREELISQLMNGQDTFQNHLTSQQNNWEQQGPFTLPSTHQNNIASFQDNNLQNMHQQQRLYSQPDNASAFPSQQQQYMLQQYQPQQPQHRILQQYLDDTQRFQAAASQDSAGTTANANGEDWQEETYQKIKALKEKYLPLLSTLLQKLSEKLGEVDSLPQQKMQHEPIQKLKEGKLTLELIIMYLNVGRDSISESHRDKFSLYEEQVLRFTKNQHTVTRSPMQHQQSPSGHNQHSNTSPAQSSMFHQKQFHHLQMQHQLMQSQQQQQPQTNQQQPQIQNQSSPQLVDQLILPTTFHNTAGTSSQFLVSPFEKPTSVHSVTTTLPLDIIPQTDSYKLLSSLESEADSTASSGSKVHKIEPGCALLQEIKDINGSLVETVVNICNEEFYPSEVTSGTIVTCSYSPVALSDTLEAHYKSGHIIQPLRLLVPVNYPYSPILFLEKVPSDASLHKYGDLSARTRSRFSLSMKEFSEPMSLKDIAQVWDVCSRETMAEYCERHGGGTFSSNHGHWESVLGAS
- the LOC108811189 gene encoding probable mediator of RNA polymerase II transcription subunit 15c isoform X1 — its product is MEGDSNRKPNANDWRSMHEPDLRKRIIFAIVEKLKICFPKHSQNDINNTASKFEGKIYGMATDKSDYLRKISEKIMVFDKKFRSVQSGSLVNETNTPDTAQALNQGPSVHTTLPYMQTPTSQQQFHQYSNLNTPASSGFSTQVPITVSAAQNLNIQMGEGVHGRQQLLPQPQQQPQSYDDIFQRQKDAQQHAYMQQHAQQQYHQQSPLKPTVQHQLPHHTSLSTIQSFPQPSYLSSLTSSDQQNSQYLPRHQFPTQRVHSSHQQQMAVPSQAQTREELISQLMNGQDTFQNHLTSQQNNWEQQGPFTLPSTHQNNIASFQDNNLQNMHQQQRLYSQPDNASAFPSQQQQYMLQQYQPQQPQHRILQQYLDDTQRFQAAASQDSAGTTANANGEDWQEETYQKIKALKEKYLPLLSTLLQKLSEKLGEVDSLPQQKMQHEPIQKLKEGKLTLELIIMYLNVGRDSISESHRDKFSLYEEQVLRFTKNQHTVTRSPMQHQQSPSGHNQHSNTSPAQSSMFHQKQFHHLQMQHQLMQSQQQQQPQTNQQQPQIQNQSSPQLVDQLILPTTFHNTAGTSSQFLVSPFEKPTSVHSVTTTLPLDIIPQTDSYKLLSSLESEADSTASSGSKVHKIEPGCALLQEIKDINGSLVETVVNICNEEFYPSEVTSGTIVTCSYSPVALSDTLEAHYKSGHISQIQPLRLLVPVNYPYSPILFLEKVPSDASLHKYGDLSARTRSRFSLSMKEFSEPMSLKDIAQVWDVCSRETMAEYCERHGGGTFSSNHGHWESVLGAS